Proteins found in one Miscanthus floridulus cultivar M001 chromosome 4, ASM1932011v1, whole genome shotgun sequence genomic segment:
- the LOC136549881 gene encoding uncharacterized protein: protein MELLGMVPAEAIALRLYSLPAAAAAAGSLCAWLVAALAAAVGLWRIRAVSGASNSKPSATGVRSVSALVDDDTQEPQAPLPPSRAAIVDEPRRPVVALAPAEPSSVSEPSTPSKVRFTAYYGGSGDEDGVVDGVRKCADADADDDDGDGARGDRDSDSEVEVVLRRMVPEPTGRRRATTLATAPWDEERELAVRRRSDLGWYRHIDLAVLDGSVVRLWDGDLTASPRGRGRRAGLELQLSL, encoded by the coding sequence aTGGAGCTCCTCGGCATGGTGCCCGCGGAGGCCATTGCGCTCCGCCTCTACTCCCTccccgcggcggccgcggccgccggctCGCTCTGCGCCTGGCTCGTcgccgccctcgccgccgccgtcggcctcTGGCGCATCCGCGCCGTCAGCGGCGCTTCCAACTCCAAGCCCAGCGCCACCGGCGTTCGCAGCGTCAGCGCCCTCGTCGACGACGATACTCAGGAGCCACAGGCGCCTCTTCCGCCCTCTCGGGCTGCCATTGTTGACGAGCCGCGGCGGCCGGTCGTCGCTCTCGCTCCGGCCGAGCCGTCGTCTGTAAGCGAGCCAAGCACGCCATCCAAGGTCCGGTTCACTGCGTACTACGGCGGCTCAGGAGACGAAGACGGAGTCGTGGACGGCGTCAGGAAATGCGCGGACGCGGATgctgatgacgacgacggcgacggcgcgcgCGGCGACCGCGACAGCGACAGCGAGGTTGAGGTGGTTCTCAGAAGGATGGTGCCAGAGCCTACGGGGAGGAGAAGAGCGACGACCTTGGCCACGGCGCCGTGGGATGAAGAGAGGGAGTTGGCGGTGAGGCGGAGGAGTGACCTGGGTTGGTACCGCCACATCGACTTGGCAGTTCTTGACGGTAGCGTCGTGAGGCTGTGGGACGGCGACCTGACGGCGTCGCCGAGGGGGAGGGGGAGAAGGGCAGGATTGGAATTGCAACTGTCATTATAG